From a single Drosophila sulfurigaster albostrigata strain 15112-1811.04 chromosome 3, ASM2355843v2, whole genome shotgun sequence genomic region:
- the LOC133840829 gene encoding cell adhesion molecule Dscam2 isoform X6, protein MWISSRLFVICLLLRFDATISEPFETHLRGPGFVMEPPGRVEFSNSSGGWLDCSASGSPQPTIDWVHADGTAVTEIHGVRRVLRNGTLVLMPFAAAAYHQDIHNTIYRCIASNSVGRIVSRDVQVRAVVAQAYKVDVEVLSASRGCTAILRCVVPTFVKELVRVVSWVHEPAIYIYPSLQGDGKFHLLPTGELLIHNLQESDESQSFRCRSMHRLTRQVVVSSPTRLRINSHRGIISPSVVEHTSHVQVSQDEGAVLLCVAQGCPSPEYSWYTQNGAGPLPVLSGPRVRLLGPILAIEAVTGEDSGVYKCTASNVGGEASAELRLTVATPIQVEISPNVLSVHMGGTAEFRCVVTSNGSPVGMQNILWYKDGRQLPSSGRIEDTLVVPRVSRENRGMYQCVVRRPEGDTFQATAELQLGDAPPVLLYSFIEQTLQPGPAVSLKCSAAGNPTPQISWTLDGFPLPSNGRFMIGQYITVHGDVISHVNISHVMVEDGGEYSCIAENRAGRVEHAARLNIYGLPYIRLIPKVTAVSGETLNLKCPVAGYPIEEIHWERGGRELPDDIRQRVQPDGSLTISPVQKHTDSGVYTCWARNKQGHSARRSGEVTVIVPPRLSPFQTSILQLNMGDRASLTCSVVKGDLPLTINWRKDSRPIDPTQHMSVKQVDQYNSILVIDNLGSDHTGNYSCVVRNSAAEVENSQALLVNVPPRWIVEPVDANVERNRHIMLHCQAQGVPTPSIVWKKATGSKSGEYEEVRERPFTKLLGNGSMLLQHVKEDREGFYLCQANNGIGTGIGKVIQLKVNSSPYFSSTSRSVTVKKGDTALLQCAVSGDKPINIVWMRSGKNTLNPSTNYKISVKQDATPDGVSAELQIRTVDATDSGPYFCRATNLYGNDQQLVQLQVQEPPQPPSVLEAAMISSRSVNLKWQPKALSSGDVSKYIVEYREAEATLFIDQWQHIEVKDPPSYNALIENLKPATRYAFRVIAEGNAGRSAPSQELIVRTEPQRPAGPPLSLSARPLSSTELLISWVAPLPELRHGDIQGYNVGYRLASSGNTAYNYTSVSGDGEGGNGELLLSGLSKFARYSIVVQAFNQVGPGPLSEPTAAQTMEDVPSRSPEDVRCAALTSQSLQVSWQPPPIYHTNGLLQGYKLIFEPIIDDIVPNKDEVESRKTTALTTVLTGLRKYTNYSIQVLAHTRMGDGVLSKPLYCHTEEDVPEAPSDIKVVVSSPQSLYVSWLPPTEPNGVITKYSLYTRVVNGREELNNEKRSLPSQQAYYEAKNLHPHMEYQFWVTASTRVGEGKSSRVASQITTNRVPARIISFGGAVVRPWRSTVTLPCTAVGKPKREWFKADVALRQGGLHNSQLLDTGDLIISSLQLADSGNYSCQVDNGIGTDRLTHMLLVQVPPSAPVLYVTSATSSSILMHWKCGFTGNAPITGYTLFYRRATGNTDEMQLSRHASSHELKGLVCGSTYQIHLNAHNKVGSSPASIMLHVRTQGQAPGLPATSSLLAPNSTSVLIRLHTWPDNGCPLMYFVLQYRAVTDDPDKEWILVSNALKPQRRVVISNLQSSTLYQLRMEAHNVAGVSPAEFSFVTLTKDGDPPPPEIVQRGQRGPSVFYGNINLLIPTIAAVSGMICTIALVIICYRHKQSNHIQKESLENRANSEAAQRERYYATIHKVSMQNNDKIPETSEDISPYATFQLSEAGNLSQPHHGGPANTLLHSFMYHERALAEGCSSPPPAASKNRRRHSRKTEPESEESESDQDQLTSSRTESSNQHEGKIKHSIIYHGAQSSTSSDLSPMSEQKSLPRRGRSRAGILRTLHPLQLQAECTAGAAFHHGERDAEHIELAEVECDVDTIKKLKLGQRSSLWSRPNSTTSQLQQEHQQQQQQQQQQQQQQQQQQRQQQQPPHKRAHSKSPQPQQQQPLQQQRPQQHSPAPGQKLLSEKSDYSISV, encoded by the exons ATGCAACGATTAGCGAACCCTTCGAAACACATTTGCGCGGCCCCGGCTTCGTCATGGAGCCGCCGGGCCGCGTGGAGTTCTCGAACTCATCGGGAGGCTGGCTGGACTGCTCCGCCTCGGGGAGTCCACAGCCAACGATCGATTGGGTGCATGCGGATGGCACGGCGGTCACAGAGATACACGGCGTGAGGCGGGTGCTGCGGAACGGGACGTTGGTGTTGATGCCATTCGCGGCGGCTGCCTATCATCAGGATATACACAATACGATCTATCGTTGCATTGCCAGCAACTCGGTGGGTCGCATTGTGTCGCGGGATGTGCAAGTGCGAGCGG ttGTGGCGCAGGCCTACAAAGTGGATGTGGAGGTATTATCAGCGTCGCGCGGCTGCACCGCCATTTTGCGTTGTGTGGTGCCCACGTTTGTCAAGGAATTGGTACGAGTGGTCTCGTGGGTTCATGAACCCGCTATCTACATCTATCCCTCGCTGCAAGGCG ATGGCAAATTCCATTTGCTGCCAACCGGAGAGCTGCTAATCCATAATCTGCAGGAAAGCGACGAATCGCAATCCTTTCGCTGTCGCAGCATGCATCGTTTGACCCGTCAGGTTGTTGTCAGCTCGCCCACACGATTGCGTATTAATT CGCATCGCGGCATCATTTCGCCAAGCGTTGTGGAGCACACGTCTCATGTGCAGGTGTCGCAGGACGAGGGCGCGGTGCTTCTGTGCGTGGCACAGGGTTGTCCTTCGCCCGAATACAG cTGGTACACTCAGAATGGCGCTGGGCCATTGCCCGTTTTAAGTGGACCACGTGTGCGTCTGCTCGGACCCATATTGGCCATCGAGGCCGTGACCGGCGAGGATTCGGGTGTCTACAAGTGCACGGCAAGCAATGTGGGTGGCGAGGCGAGCGCCGAGTTGCGCCTAACGGTGGCCACGCCCATCCAAGTGGAAATCTCACCGAATGTGCTGAGCGTGCACATGGGGGGCACGGCCGAGTTCCGATGTGTGGTGACCAGCAATGGGAGCCCGGTGGGCATGCAGAATATCCTGTGGTACAAGGACGGCAGGCAGTTGCCCTCATCCGGTCGCATCGAGGATACGCTGGTGGTGCCGCGTGTCAGCCGTGAGAATCGTGGCATGTATCAGTGTGTGGTGCGACGGCCCGAGGGCGATACATTTCAGGCCACCGCCGAGCTGCAACTGGGCG ATGCACCGCCTGTGCTGCTCTATAGCTTCATTGAGCAAACGCTGCAGCCGGGACCAGCTGTGAGCCTCAAATGCTCTGCAGCCGGCAATCCAACGCCGCAAATTTCATGGACATTGGACGGATTTCCGCTGCCATCAAACGGAAG ATTTATGATCGGACAATACATCACGGTGCATGGAGATGTAATTAGTCATGTTAACATAAGCCATGTCATGGTCGAGGATGGCGGAGAGTATTCCTGCATAGCCGAGAATCGTGCGGGTCGAGTGGAGCATGCGGCCCGCTTGAATATTTATG GTCTGCCCTACATTCGGCTGATACCAAAGGTGACCGCTGTCTCGGGTGAGACATTGAATCTGAAATGCCCCGTGGCCGGCTATCCCATCGAGGAGATACACTGGGAGCGTGGCGGACGCGAGCTGCCCGATGATATACGTCAGCGTGTGCAGCCGGACGGCTCGTTGACCATCAGTCCGGTGCAGAAGCATACGGATTCCGGTGTCTACACGTGCTGGGCCCGTAACAAACAGGGTCACAGTGCTCGGCGCAGTGGCGAGGTGACGGTCATAg TGCCGCCGCGTCTGAGTCCCTTTCAAACATCGATACTACAACTGAATATGGGCGATCGCGCCTCCCTCACCTGTTCGGTGGTCAAAGGCGACCTCCCGCTGACCATTAACTGGCGCAAAGACAGCCGACCCATCGATCCCACACAACACATGTCGGTGAAGCAGGTGGATCAGTATAATAGCATTCTGGTCATTGACAATCTGGGCAGCGATCACACCGGCAACTATTCGTGTGTGGTGCGAAACTCGGCGGCGGAGGTGGAGAACTCGCAGGCGCTTTTGGTCAATG TGCCACCACGTTGGATTGTGGAGCCCGTCGATGCGAATGTGGAGCGCAATCGTCACATAATGCTGCACTGCCAGGCTCAGGGCGTGCCCACGCCCAGTATAGTGTGGAAGAAGGCAACGG GCAGCAAATCTGGCGAATACGAGGAGGTGCGAGAGCGTCCTTTCACCAAGCTGCTGGGCAATGGCtcgatgctgctgcagcacgTGAAGGAGGATCGCGAGGGCTTCTATCTGTGTCAGGCCAACAATGGCATTGGCACGGGCATCGGAAAGGTCATACAGCTGAAAGTGAACT CCTCGCCATACTTCTCATCCACTTCACGCTCGGTTACAGTCAAGAAGGGCGACACAGCGCTGCTGCAGTGCGCCGTCAGCGGCGACAAGCCGATTAACATTGTGTGGATGCGTTCGGGCAAAAACACATTGAATCCATCAACCAATTACAA AATATCTGTGAAGCAAGACGCAACTCCCGACGGCGTTTCAGCTGAGCTGCAAATACGCACCGTGGATGCCACCGACAGTGGACCGTATTTCTGTCGTGCCACCAATCTCTATGGCAACGATCAGCAGCTGGTGCAGTTGCAAGTGCAGGAGCCGCCACAACCTCCAAGTGTGCTCGAGGCAGCCATGATCAGCAGTCGCTCTGTAAATCTCAAGTGGCAACCCAAAGCGCTGAGCTCAGGTGATGTCTCCAAATACATTGTGGAGTATCGCGAGGCAGAAG CCACGCTCTTCATCGATCAGTGGCAGCACATTGAAGTCAAGGATCCGCCTAGTTATAATGCGCTCATTGAGAATCTCAAGCCTGCTACTCGCTATGCCTTCCGAGTGATTGCTGAGGGTAATGCTGGACGCAGTGCGCCCAGCCAGGAGCTGATAGTTCGCACAGAGCCACAGCGTCCAGCTGGTCCACCGCTGAGTCTCTCAGCACGTCCGCTTTCCTCGACTGAGCTGCTCATCAGTTGGGTGGCGCCTTTACCCGAGTTGCGCCACGGCGACATCCAAGGCTACAATGTAGGCTACAGACTGGCAAGTTCTGGTAATACGGCGTACAACTACACCTCCGTTTCGGGTGATGGAGAAGGCGGCAATGGCGAGTTGCTCCTGAGCGGTCTCTCGAAATTCGCACGCTACAGCATCGTGGTGCAGGCCTTCAACCAAGTGGGTCCCGGACCGCTGTCAgagccaacagcagcacagACCATGGAGGATG TTCCAAGTCGCTCGCCGGAGGATGTGCGTTGTGCTGCGTTGACTTCGCAGTCGCTGCAGGTTTCGTGGCAGCCGCCTCCAATTTACCACACTAATGGTTTGTTGCAGGGCTACAAGTTGATCTTTGAGCCCATCATCGATGATATTGTGCCCAACAAGGACGAGGTGGAGTCCCGCAAGACCACAGCTTTGACCACAGTGCTGACTGGACTGCGAAAGTACACCAACTACAGCATCCAAGTACTCGCTCACACTCGCATGGGAGATGGCGTGCTGTCCAAGCCTCTTTACTGCCACACCGAGGAGGATGTGCCCGAGGCACCGTCGGACATCAAAGTAGTGGTTAGTTCTCCCCAATCGCTCTATGTCTCCTGGCTGCCACCCACAGAGCCGAATGGCGTCATCACAAAGTACAGTCTGTACACGAGGGTTGTGAATGGCCGCGAGGAGCTGAACAATGAGAAACGCAGTCTGCCCTCGCAGCAGGCGTATTACGAGGCCAAGAATCTGCATCCCCACATGGAGTATCAGTTCTGGGTGACGGCCTCGACCCGTGTGGGCGAGGGCAAGAGTTCGCGCGTTGCTTCGCAGATAACCACGAATCGCGTGCCTGCTAGAATCATTTCATTCGGCGGTGCTGTGGTGCGTCCTTGGCGCTCAACTGTCACGCTGCCCTGCACAGCGGTGGGCAAACCCAAACGCGAGTGGTTCAAGGCGGATGTGGCTCTGCGCCAAGGGGGATTGCACAACTCTCAGCTGCTGGATACGGGCGATTTAATCATCTCCAGCTTGCAACTAGCAGACAGTGGGAATTACAGTTGTCAGGTGGACAACGGCATTGGCACCGATCGCCTCACTCACATGCTGCTCGTCCAGGTGCCGCCCTCGGCTCCCGTTTTGTATGTGACCAGCGCCACCTCGAGCAGCATTCTGATGCACTGGAAGTGCGGCTTCACTGGCAACGCACCCATCACGGGTTACACGCTCTTCTATCGCCGTGCCACTGGCAACACGGATGAGATGCAGTTGTCCCGACATGCTTCTAGTCACGAACTGAAAGGTTTGGTCTGTGGCAGCACTTATCAGATCCATTTGAATGCCCACAACAAGGTGGGCAGCTCACCTGCCAGCATAATGCTGCATGTACGTACTCAGGGACAGGCTCCAGGATTGCCTGCAACGAGTAGCTTGCTGGCACCTAACTCCACTTCGGTGCTGATTCGACTTCACACCTGGCCGGACAATGGCTGTCCACTCATGTACTTTGTGCTGCAGTATCGCGCAGTGACCGACGATCCCGACAAGGAGTGGATACTGG TTTCCAATGCCTTGAAACCTCAAAGACGTGTTGTCATTTCGAATCTGCAATCATCGACGCTTTATCAGCTGCGAATGGAGGCACATAATGTGGCGGGAGTGTCGCCGGCAGAGTTTAGCTTTGTGACGCTGACCAAGGATGGCGATCCGCCACCGCCGGAGATTGTGCAGCGTGGTCAGCGCGGTCCAAGCGTGTTCTATGGCAACATCAATTTGCTGATACCGACTATAGCAGCTGTCTCTGGGATGATATGCACCATAGCCTTGGTCATAATTTGCTATCGTCATA AACAAAGCAATCACATACAAAAGGAATCACTTGAGAATCGCGCCAACTCAGAGGCAGCGCAGCGTGAACGCTACTATGCCACCATCCACAAGGTTTCCATGCAGAACAATGACAAAATTCCGG AAACCTCTGAGGACATTTCGCCATATGCCACCTTCCAATTGTCGGAGGCGGGCAACTTGTCGCAACCGCATCACGGCGGTCCGGCCAACACGCTGCTGCACTCGTTCATGTACCATGAGAGGGCTCTGGCCGAGGGCTGCTCGTCGCCACCACCAGCTGCG TCCAAGAATCGACGACGCCACTCACGCAAAACCGAACCGGAGAGCGAGGAGTCCGAGTCGGATCAGGATCAACTGACTTCCAGCCGGACCGAGTCTTCCAATCAGCACGAGGGCAAAATCAAGCACA GCATCATCTACCATGGAGCACAATCAAGCACATCCTCCGATCTGTCACCAATGTCCGAACAAAAATCATTGCCACGACGCGGTCGCTCCAG AGCTGGCATCCTGCGCACGCTGCatccgctgcagctgcaggcCGAGTGCACCGCTGGTGCCGCCTTCCACCACGGCGAACGCGATGCCGAGCACATAGAGCTGGCCGAGGTTGAGTGCGATGTGGACACAATCAAAAAGCTGAAGCTGGGACAGCGTTCGTCGCTCTGGTCGCGTCCCAATTCGACCACATCTCAGTTGCAGCAggagcatcaacagcagcagcagcagcagcagcagcaacaacagcagcagcagcaacagcaacgtcaacagcagcaaccaccgCATAAGCGAGCACATTCAAAGTCACCgcaaccgcaacagcagcagccattgcaacaacaacgcccaCAACAACATTCCCCAGCTCCAGGCCAGAAATTGCTTAGCGAGAAATCGGATTATTCGATATCAGTGTGA